One Saccharomycodes ludwigii strain NBRC 1722 chromosome VI, whole genome shotgun sequence DNA segment encodes these proteins:
- the PUP2 gene encoding proteasome core particle subunit alpha 5 (similar to Saccharomyces cerevisiae YGR253C | PUP2 | PUtative Proteasome subunit) produces MFLTRSEYDRGVSTFSPEGRLFQVEYSLEAIKLGSTAIGITTSEGIVLGVEKRVTSPLLESSSIEKIMEVDRHIGCAMSGLTADARSMIEHARVSAVTHNLYYDEDIPVESLTQSVCDLALRFGEGASGEERLMSRPFGVALLIAGFDKDAGYQLYHAEPSGTFYRYNAKAIGSGNEGAQSELQNEYHSSLTLKEAEVLVLKILKQVMEEKLDEHNTQLSSVTKENGFRVYTDEETKKVIEVLKEQEQQQEQERNDNEGDVEMN; encoded by the coding sequence ATGTTTTTAACACGTAGTGAATATGATCGTGGTGTTAGCACTTTTTCTCCAGAAGGTAGACTTTTTCAAGTTGAATATTCTTTAGAAGCTATTAAATTGGGTTCAACTGCAATTGGAATTACCACTAGTGAGGGTATAGTTTTAGGTGTTGAAAAAAGGGTTACATCCCCATTATTGGAAAGTTCCAGTATTGAAAAGATAATGGAGGTTGATAGACATATTGGTTGCGCCATGAGTGGGCTAACAGCAGATGCTCGTTCAATGATTGAGCACGCAAGAGTAAGCGCTGTAACTCATAATTTATACTATGATGAAGATATACCTGTCGAATCACTAACGCAGTCTGTTTGTGATCTAGCATTACGATTTGGTGAAGGTGCTTCTGGTGAGGAAAGGTTAATGAGTAGGCCATTTGGCGTTGCTTTATTAATTGCAGGATTTGATAAAGATGCTGGGTATCAATTGTATCACGCTGAACCCTCTGGTACTTTCTACCGTTACAATGCCAAAGCTATAGGGTCTGGTAATGAAGGTGCTCAATCAGAATTGCAAAATGAATATCACTCATCTTTGACTTTGAAAGAAGCTGAAGTCTtggttttgaaaattttaaaacaagttATGGAGGAAAAATTAGATGAACATAATACTCAATTAAGTTCTGtcacaaaagaaaatgggTTCAGGGTTTACACTGACGAGGAAactaaaaaagttattgagGTTTTAAAAGAACAAGAGCAACAACAAGAGCAAGAAAGAAACGACAATGAAGGAGATGTTGAGATGAACTAG
- the GCN5 gene encoding histone acetyltransferase GCN5 (similar to Saccharomyces cerevisiae YGR252W | GCN5 | General Control Nonderepressible): MARFKRKFNVKENPNLTSVQVKNEQDDAVSDMIILNKKKFKSENEHAITAKVPKHKEEGKNEDQDTEEGKETKEGERVQKESMSPSTIPSVDLHLKAERKTENSEGYAKVLEENSVDKNSKLNSKPKNNSSPSKKQNIAPQEKDMLDDPRYEEKEEVEIEPEREGTIANGPLVISPTKKDEKKQKDEKEGAKNVDSLKEENNTVDMNEIEIDRENGITIFEFDGIKLKYKERSSVIEEKMGLIEFRVVNNDNTKENMMVLTGLKNIFQKQLPKMPKEYIARLVYDRSHLSMAIIRKPLTVVGGITYKPFNDREFAEIVFCAISSTEQVRGYGAHLMNHLKDYVRATSPIKYFLTYADNYAIGYFKKQGFTKEITLDRRVWMGYIKDYEGGTLMQCSMLPRVRYLDAAKILLLQEAAIKKKIRTKSKSHIIRPGLKQFRDLQNIRPIDPLSIPGLKEAGWTPEIDELAKRPKRGTHYAAMQNILTELQNHNAAWPFLQPVNKEEVHDYYEFIKEPMDLSTMETKLEANRYGKMEEFIYDARLIFNNCRAYNGENTSYFKYANKLEKFFNSKIKEFPEYEDLL; the protein is encoded by the coding sequence ATGGCTagatttaaaagaaaatttaatgTAAAAGAAAACCCTAATTTAACATCCGTCCAGGTGAAAAACGAACAAGATGATGCCGTTTCTgatatgattattttaaataaaaaaaaatttaaaagcgAAAACGAGCATGCAATAACCGCAAAAGTACCAAAACACAAGGAGGAAGGTAAAAATGAAGATCAAGATACTGAAGAAGGGAAGGAAACTAAAGAAGGAGAACGTGTGCAGAAAGAATCAATGTCACCATCGACTATTCCATCAGTGGATTTGCACTTGAAAGCCGAAAGGAAAACTGAAAATTCTGAGGGATATGCAAAAGTATTAGAGGAAAATAGCGTCGATAAAAATTCTAAGTTAAATTCcaaaccaaaaaataatagttcACCAagtaaaaaacaaaatatagcaccccaagaaaaagatatgtTAGATGATCCAAGATacgaagaaaaagaagaagtgGAGATAGAACCAGAAAGAGAAGGTACCATTGCGAATGGGCCCTTGGTTATATCACCCACAAAgaaagatgaaaaaaaacaaaaggaCGAAAAAGAAGGTGCCAAAAATGTTGATTCCCTAAAAGAGGAAAATAACACAGTAGATATGAATGAGATTGAGATTGATAGGGAAAACGGTATCACTATTTTTGAGTTTGATGGGattaaattgaaatataaGGAAAGGTCTAGTgtaattgaagaaaaaatgggACTAATTGAATTCAGAGTTGtcaacaatgataatactaAGGAAAATATGATGGTTTTAACGGgcttaaaaaatatttttcaaaaacaattaccTAAAATGCCTAAGGAATATATCGCAAGATTAGTGTACGATAGGAGTCATCTATCAATGGCTATCATACGAAAGCCATTAACGGTTGTTGGAGGTATAACCTATAAACCCTTTAATGATAGGGAATTTGCAGAAATTGTGTTTTGTGCGATCAGCTCCACAGAACAAGTCAGAGGGTATGGTGCGCATCTAATGAATCATTTGAAAGATTACGTTAGAGCAACATCCCccataaaatattttctaacaTATGCGGATAATTATGCCATtggttattttaaaaaacaaggGTTTACGAAAGAAATAACGTTAGATAGAAGAGTATGGATGGGGTATATTAAAGATTATGAGGGTGGTACCTTGATGCAATGTTCTATGCTACCGAGGGTGCGGTATTTGGATGCAGCCAAGATTCTTTTATTGCAGGAGGCtgccattaaaaaaaagatacgTACTAAGTCCAAGAGTCATATAATTAGACCAGGTCTAAAACAGTTTAGAGACTTGCAAAATATCAGGCCGATTGACCCATTGAGTATACCAGGCTTAAAAGAAGCTGGGTGGACTCCTGAAATAGATGAATTAGCTAAAAGGCCTAAAAGGGGTACACATTACGCAGCAatgcaaaatattttgactGAACTTCAAAATCATAATGCAGCATGGCCATTTTTACAACCTGTTAATAAGGAAGAAGTGCATGACTATTATGAGTTTATTAAAGAGCCTATGGATCTAAGTACTATGGAGACAAAATTGGAGGCTAACAGGTACGGGAAAATGGAAGAATTCATTTACGACGCAAGAttgatttttaataactgTAGAGCTTATAATGGTGAAAATACgtcatattttaaatatgcTAACAAActagaaaagttttttaatagtaaaaTTAAGGAATTCCCTGAATACGAAGATCTGTTATGA
- the ATG7 gene encoding Atg7p (similar to Saccharomyces cerevisiae YHR171W | ATG7 | AuTophaGy related), translating into MTTIKFTPGFKCFMETSFYSRLREIKLNNLKLSDEYISLNGDIADTSSILTLNSNNFEECNHGLSDHLKMNGVLKNFNTEQEFITLNKLEFLKHYCIDNIWNTNDIQLIINSFVLITFADLKKYTLLYWVAFPVFQIEGLTFEITSKEVFKGCEDDDECIKFIIENPSVWCFLQDEETKGCENFLMNEVCNTLSTKIVCVRNTLSEITYPPSYLKSVLSLLHKNSPHIKSLKLKIISGNGNIIKYDVNLMLHTIDNDGKKSPPAVKVTGWERNNRGKLGPKFIDLSTLLDPLKMNEQSVDLNLKLMKWRIEPDLNLDIIKSKKVLLLGAGTLGCYVARTLLSWGVRNFTFVDNGRVSHSNPVRQSLFNFEDVGQWKAEAAAKNLKKIFPQLNTESYVLDIPMIGHPPTNEGKQKKDYEKLYQLFQQNDAIFLLVDSRETRWLPTVMGKSFTDKGHEKIIINAAIGFNSYLVMRHGNFEDKLGCYFCNDVVAPNDSLSDRTLDQMCTVTRPGCALMASSLAVELFVSYLQKNVLGEPQHQIRGFLNDFSMIKLHTPSYECCSACSLEIVEEYKRRGWDFVLSALKNYKVVEELSGLADVQREMEKKLESINFGDSDDDEFVTID; encoded by the coding sequence ATGACTACAATCAAATTTACCCCTggttttaaatgttttatgGAAACTAGTTTCTATTCTAGGCTaagagaaataaaattgaacaatttaaaactatCTGATGAATATATTTCGTTAAACGGTGATATTGCTGATACTAGTTCTATACTAACACTAAATTCAAACAATTTTGAAGAATGTAACCATGGTTTGTCAGATcatttgaaaatgaatggtgttttgaaaaattttaacaCCGAACAGGAATTTATAACTTTAAACAAATTAGAGTTTTTAAAACACTACTGTATAGATAACATTTGGAATACGAATGACATCCAACTTATAATTAatagttttgttttaataacatttgcggatttaaaaaaatatacgtTATTATATTGGGTTGCATTCCCAGTATTCCAAATTGAAGGATTGACTTTTGAGATTACAAGCAAAGAAGTGTTTAAGGGCTGtgaagatgatgacgaATGCATAAAGTTTATCATTGAAAATCCGAGTGTTTGGTGCTTTTTACAAGATGAGGAAACAAAGGGCtgtgaaaattttttgatgaaCGAAGTTTGCAACACCTTGTCAACCAAGATTGTATGCGTAAGAAACACGCTTAGTGAAATAACATATCCACCTAGTTATTTAAAGTCtgttttatctttattgcATAAAAACTCTCCTCATATAAAGTCCCTGAAgctaaaaattattagtgGAAACGGtaacataataaaatatgatGTAAACTTAATGTTGCATACAATCGACAATGATGGAAAAAAATCACCACCCGCAGTAAAGGTTACAGGTTGGGAGAGGAATAATAGAGGTAAGCTTGGTCCTAAATTCATAGATTTAAGTACCTTATTAGATCCGttaaaaatgaatgaaCAAAGTGTagatttgaatttaaagTTAATGAAATGGAGAATAGAACCGGATTTAAACTTGGATATTATCAAGagtaaaaaagttttattattaggtGCAGGAACTTTAGGTTGTTATGTTGCTAGAACGTTGTTAAGTTGGGGAGTTCGTAATTTTACGTTTGTCGATAACGGTAGGGTTTCCCATTCAAATCCAGTTAGACAATcgttatttaattttgaagaTGTGGGCCAATGGAAGGCTGAAGCGGCAgctaaaaatttaaaaaaaattttcccACAGCTAAACACAGAATCATATGTTCTGGATATCCCAATGATAGGCCATCCACCCACAAACGaaggaaaacaaaaaaaagattatgagaaattatatcaactttttcaacaaaatgatgcaatctttttattggttGATTCGAGAGAAACAAGATGGTTGCCAACTGTTATGGGGAAATCTTTTACAGACAAAGGtcatgaaaaaataataataaacgcTGCTATTGGATTTAATAGTTATTTGGTTATGAGACATGGAAATTTTGAAGATAAGCTGggttgttatttttgtaacGACGTTGTCGCACCAAATGACAGTTTAAGTGATAGAACTTTGGACCAAATGTGTACTGTGACTAGACCTGGATGTGCACTAATGGCATCATCTTTAGCAGTTGAATTATTCGTATCCTatctacaaaaaaatgttttggGTGAACCCCAACATCAAATTAGAGGATTTTTAAACGATTTTTCGATGATTAAATTACACACGCCTTCATATGAATGTTGTTCTGCTTGTAGTTTGGAAATTGTTGAAGAATACAAAAGGCGAGGGTGGGATTTTGTATTGAGTGCGTTGAAGAATTATAAGGTAGTGGAAGAATTATCAGGATTAGCTGATGTTCAAAGGgaaatggaaaagaaattggaatcaattaattttggtgattctgatgatgatgagtttgttactattgattaa